A section of the Miscanthus floridulus cultivar M001 unplaced genomic scaffold, ASM1932011v1 fs_258_1_2, whole genome shotgun sequence genome encodes:
- the LOC136531012 gene encoding uncharacterized protein: MDAVLKYFGFSSLRPYQRDVVDAVRRGRDYLVVIATGGGKSMCYQLPLLLTKKTAIVISPLLSLMQDQVMNLQQRGVRSDYLGSTQKNHAVVMNYAQSVTITHHSNRVTLSFWSNMIRRGICLLVVDEAHCIPEWGPDFRIEYKMLHRLRAKLFGIPFLALTAMATDRPGTCINEAIAELIRDVPHRVSARESTIIYCITIRDTEQPGLFFVHDALKSLGVDAKMYHGQMDSALREAAHKSFVTDEVFVMVATIAFRMDIDKPDVRCVIHFGCPKSLESYYQESGRCGQDGLPSTCLLYYSRSDFSRGDFYCAATNTVTQKEVIMSSFFAAQSYCVLATCRRQHILNYFREAGGDNCGYCDNCTSRADKEKDLSTGNECGGRWGLNFHINMLRGSHCKKVITNNFQNSEFYGLGKSREANWWKGLGGILLANGYLNQIINGSYRFVSISADGEKFLHSYHYSGHPLILRVTDEMLSDDDYSTSSDPEIAPELDFLSKVW; the protein is encoded by the exons ATGGACGCCGTTCTTAAG TATTTTGGTTTTTCATCCCTACGACCATACCAGCGTGATGTTGTGGACGCTGTTAGAAGGGGCCGTGACTATTTAGTTGTCATTGCTACTGGTGGCGGCAAATCAATGTG CTACCAGCTTCCCCTGTTATTAACAAAAAAGACTGCAATTGTCATTAGCCCATTGTTGTCCTTAATGCAAGACCAG GTCATGAACTTGCAGCAAAGAGGGGTGCGTTCTGACTATTTAGGAAGCACGCAAAAGAATCATGCTGTAGTAATGAACTACGCTCAAAGTG TAACAATTACCCACCATTCTAATCGTGTTACTCTCAGTTTTTGGTCTAACATGATCCGTCGTGGCATTTGTCTGTTGGTCGTGGACGAAGCACATTGCATACCTGAGTGGGGCCCTGATTTCAG GATTGAGTACAAAATGCTCCATCGTTTAAGAGCTAAATTGTTTGGTATCCCATTTTTAGCATTGACTGCAATGGCTACTGATAG ACCCGGCACATGCATTAACGAAGCAATTGCTGAGTTGATACGAGATGTTCCTCATCGGGTATCAGCCCGTGAATCAACTATAATATATTGCATCACAATACGTGACACCGAGCAGCCTGGTTTATTTTTT GTACATGATGCTCTTAAATCTCTTGGTGTTGATGCAAAAATGTATCATGGACAGATGGATAGTGCTTTAAGAGAGGCTGCACACAA GTCATTTGTTACTGACGAGGTATTTGTCATGGTGGCCACTATTGCCTTTCGTATGGATATAGACAAGCCAGATGTCAGGTGTGTTATTCATTTTGGCTGCCCCAAAAGCCTTgagtcatactatcaagagagCGGTAGATGCGGACAAGATGGTTTGCCTTCAACATGTTTGCTTTATTATAGCCGAAGTGATTTCTCTAGGGGTGATTTTTATTGTGCTGCAACTAATACAGTGA CTCAAAAAGAAGTTATCATGTCATCTTTCTTTGCTGCCCAAAGTTATTGTGTCCTTGCTACATGCCGTCGCCAACATATTCTTAATTATTTTCGTGAAGCTGGTGGTGACAATTGTG GTTATTGCGACAATTGCACATCAAGGGCCGACAAGGAGAAAGACTTATCAACCGGCAATGAGTGTGGTGGACGTTGGGGCCTAAACTTCCATATCAACATGCTTAGAGGATCACAT TGCAAGAAGGTTATAACCAACAATTTCCAAAATTCTGAATTCTATGGCCTTGGGAAATCACGCGAAGCCAACTGGTGGAAAGGTCTAGGTGGAATTTTATTAGCCAATG GTTATCTTAATCAAATCATCAATGGGTCATACAGATTTGTCAG CATATCTGCTGATGGAGAGAAATTCCTTCACTCCTACCATTACTCTGGGCATCCTCTCATCTTAAGGGTCACAGATGAAATGTTGTCTGACGATGATTACTCCACGTCTAGTGATCCGGAAATCGCTCCTGAGCTCGATTTTCTTTCGAAAGTATGGTAG